The DNA region GGATAGTCCAATTGGACTAGTCATGGTAAGTTTAACTCGCCTCGCTAACTTTAAGGGTGGAGAGGCCTACGGAAGGCAACTCCCTTGGCTACACCTTCCATATCTAGATGTGGGAGGGATAGGTCGATAACATGTGCAATATATTTCACATCATCAATCACCTTTGGAGGCTCAAGAGGACGAGGAATAATAATGTCCAAAGTTGAATTTGATCTTCAATGGCTTTTCTCTTTAATGGCTTTATTTTATCCTCAAGACTATGATATCATGATAAGACATTCAAATTGTTATTCAAACATCCATAATTTGATCCCcaactataatatatttataaaaaaatttcttttaaataggACACAATCAAAGGATGCTAAACTTCTTATCTAACTACCATACGTACACAATCAAAGATGCTAAACTTCTTAACTATCTGCCATACGTACTTTATGATTTAATCTGATAAccgatagaaaattttcataaaactaaACTGATCACCCTCAGAAATAGTCAATGAAATTAACTGGATTTATCATATCTACGTGTTTAtttaatttctctttaaaaataaaataaagagcagCTTCATTTACCTTGAGAATCAGGCTtccaaaaatataataaattgaaaattttaaaaaatataaatcctGACAGCCAAATAATTCCTACCGAGCTATTGACGGATGGCCATGACATACATAAACAACTCTCCTCTTATTTACACTTACATATCTACTCATCAACCTCAACTTTTTTTTAGCTACTTACACATAACCAACTTTCCCGCACTACAGTTGAGCAattaaaatcaaacaaatatTGTATACGCTTCTCGAAGTAAATTATATTTATCTGCCTGATACATACCTGATCGGCTTACAAAAAAAAGAATAGGATAACATAGCTCCATCCATTTCAATCCTCAAATTCTACATGAAATGGAGAAACATAAAGAAGATCATACTCCCAACAGATTATACAATAAATATCTGCATTCTAAGTGACTGGCCGAGCAAACTCTTCAATCTTGACAAGTAAATTGACAGATTCTTTAGCAGTGTTCAAAATTTGCTTAGATCAGAAATGTGTCTTACACACAGCTGGCAAATGTTTACACCCACATTCTACATGGAACCAAGTCATATGTCAAAGTCGATACCCAAGAAATATCACACAAGAACTGGAAATAACTGGTATCATTGTGTCTTTGTGATATTGAACATCCTGCACAAATGACACAATGACATGTTTTCCAGATGTCAACATGAGATATTTAGCATGACTGAAACGGAGACAAATATAGCCAACGGGAATTGGAATAGAATATCTATTCAATTTATAGAATTAACAAAGGGAATACGGATTATGCATCATCCTATGCGTGTTTATTGTGCACAGTTAGAGTGGACAACAAGCAGAATGATTCACGCCAAAATTTTAAATCACTTTAGTCATGTAAAAGAGAATCAATTCCAATGGAATTAAAAAGTTTGGGGCTCATAGGCCATCGGAAATTAATGAAAAAACATGACTGTTTAACCTCTCTGTAACCCATATGATGGAAGGGATAAATACAAATGGAAGTATGACTTAATTCTAGCCAAATTAACCAAACTGAAACAACCCCCCAAGCGATGTCACCACATAAATAGAGGAAAATGATAATGATGAAGTAATAGAACCTCATCCAAAATCTTTTGCCAATGCAAAGGAGTCATTAGCAAGCATAATATTTGTAGGCAAGTGATGTAACAGTAGAGAATAAGTGAATATTACCATGCCTATGTTCCGAGATGCCCAAGTCAAGAATCCAAGTAGAGACAACCGGGTAGAATAGGATAACAAAAATACTTGCATGGGATAAAATAGTGTCAAACTAAGATGAGGCATCTGCGATAGCATGGAGCCGAATAAGGCGAGAATACTCATTAATAAGACCTGTCATGGTAGAGCTAGCTGTAGGAGGGATGAGAGTTGATAAAACATCTTTAAGTCACTATATCAGATTGTGCTACATAGGCAATGTGTAAAAGATGATCTAGTGGATAGCTATGAAGAGAGGAAGTAGcaggtgttggatcgaaagcactaattcgatcatctggtgctccttgTACCAACAACAGGCACCTCTAACTTGCCCAAGTTCTCCAGAGTGGGTGCATTTGGATTTGATTTTTTGTTATAGTAATATTGCATGGATGAAGGGAAGCCTTGGCACAACGGTAAAATTGTTGCTCTGTGACCAAAAAGGTCACGgattcgaatcctgaaaacaacctcatgcaaaaaacagggtaaggctgcgtacaatggatccttccccgggaccccgcatagcaAGAACTTCGTGCACCAGGCAGGCTGTCCTTTTTGTAGTAATATTGCATGGATCTCGAAAGAGTTAAGGAAGCATTAAATTGAACATATGTAATTGTGGagcttatcatttttttttaggcTATGGGAGTGCATGGAATAGGTATTTATCTTAATCTTGAGATTGAGACCTAGATCCTATGAACTTTCCTCACAGATGGTGAGTGTTAAACCGAAGTGTCATAGACAGGGATCGAGTAGTGATGCTTGCAACAATGCATCCAGTGGACCCATAGGGCATTAAGGCCGGAGACTGAGAGGGGAATAAAGCAAGCAATGCCGGAGAGGCACTTGGTTGAGCGAGCTTGCCGGTGACGGTTTGCTAGAAACAATTTTAGGAGATTAATGATTGTTCTAGGGAGGAAGAATCCAAATAGGAGATCCAATATCATCCTACAGTTTGCTTGAGATCATGGGGTAGAGTTGTGGGTATGGACAGCGATGACAAGTTGGCCATTCTGTCAAAGGAGATAGATTATCAATCATTGGGTTACTATGACTTCACGATTCGGGAAGAAACTTTCATTGAACTTGTCCCTATACCATGTAACAGAAGAGACTTAAGGCTTTTCTTCCTAAGTACTTTCTTCTACCCTATTATATAGCATTCATTGTTGTAAAATTAAATTTAGGTCCTTATGATACAAATTTGCAATTTACTCCCGAACAAACACCACTATAACTCCTAGACCCAACTTGCCTTGAGAAAAAACACTTTTAGAGATCTAAATTTACCTCCTAAGCCGAcaacaaattattaaaagaatgatgACAAAGGTCATGTTCTTAAACATCCCGAGCTCTCTAAAGCTTTTAAAGTGTTTTTTTACGTGTTTGGATAGGAATAATCAAAACCTTATGTCAAAATATCTGATTGCatttttagcaaaaaaaaaaaactcaatggaAATTGACAATGATAGTTGATCTAAGATAAAATGGTTTTACAATATCCAAACCCATAGACATTGGCCTTACTGCCTACTACCTAATGAATTCATCATGCATTCTCACAATAAGACATTTACATTCTATCCAATCCTAGAACAAGTTAGATGTCAATCCAGTTAGGTGGAACCTGTAGATACATTAAGTCATGTTATAGCTATATTGAATAATAGAACGAACATGATAGTGAAAGGATTTATCACCTTAAAGATGAATATGCCCCCTTGACTTCGAACTATTCTTCGAGAGGCTTAAGATAGGATCTACACAATTTTGGTTAATTTTGTGATTAGAGATGTTGATTAGTTTAGGGTTTAGGTTGCCAGCGAGCGTTAAAGCTAtgataaatattcaatgaataaatttattaaattattatgctAACGCTAGGTTGTTTCCCAGAAAAAATGTGTTGCAGAATCCGACTATAATGTCTCAGCAAAGATCGCTATATCTCCAGAATTtaagtgtagtgctaaatatataagagttcgcgttacagggtccaaCCGTAACATATCggtaaggaccgctacatctccatgagaatttGAATGTAATGTTAAAtagacaagagttctcacacATAAGTTGgaaaagaacaaatatgatagaaaaactaaCAATCTAAAATTTGGAACATGAAACATatgaactctcactggtaaatcaatgaaaGTAGTAGATACGataattaggagaagaattaatattttgtgtataTAAGAGACAACATGGGAAGGcaagaagacaaagatgatagagaactcgaattttaagttatggtacaaagaaaaaaataaatcaagaaatGGAGTTGGTATTGTTGTATATAATTTGTTAAAGGaagaagttgtaggagtagttagaaaagaaaATAGAATTATAGTCtttaagataatagtgacgaaataaactatgaacataattagcatatatacaccacaagtaagattagatgaagctaccaaatcaataTTTTAGGACGagttagatgaaatattacaaactattcagtcaaatgaaatgattttaataggaggtgatctaaatagaCATGTCGAAGTTAAAAATGAAGAAGGGAAAACCATATTAAaatttgcgatagcatatgaccttatattcgCTAATATGTTttctaagaaaagaaaagaacacatagtcagttcaaaagtgaaaataataaattgcaaattgactttcttatagttagaaaaaaggatagaaagatttgtaaagattgcaaggtcatccATGAAGAAAACTTAACCATCCAATATAAGTTAGTAGTATTAGATATACGtcttaaacatagtatcaataaaaaaaatatatatacaactcctaaaattaagtagtggaagttaaaggataagaagtaaaatatatttaaggagaaagtaggagtacaagtattaggaGAAATATAGTCTAATACGACATTGGATAAGatagtatcaaagttgaaaatagtaattAAGAATGTActcagtgagtcaaagggacatgcaccactaaaaaATCTTAgtagtggaatgagaaagtacaagagaaagtgaagaaaaaacgaatagcttataaggaattatatatttataaaaacaagaaaaactaaaaaaatatacaatagctaagaaagtagtgaatgaagcaaaaaaataaaactttcaaacaattatatcaaaaattagataaaaaaaagggaaagaaatatttatagaataactaaagtgagagaaaggaagacgagatcttatccaaataaaatgtattaaacgTGAATAAAATAAGATACTAAGTAAACGATGGAAAAATAAAAGtacggtggaagaggtattttcacaactttttaatgaaggtttagatgaccaacttaacttagataatttaagtaggccaaatgagcataaaaatttaaatttttattgtagaattaaccttcagaagtagaacaagatTTAAAtggaatgcacaatagaaaagtcgTTAGACCAGATaatattccaatagaggtatgaaagtgcctaaggaaattgaatgacttacaaaattatttaacatgatattgaaatgaaaaaaatatctgatcaatgaggataaatactctagttcccttatataataataatgaagacttataaaattgtgcaaactgtaagagtattaaactaataagtcataccatgaaactttgaaaaaaaaaagtaatagaaaaaaattaaggaatGAGACCACGTTGaccaaaaattaatttgggttcatgcgACAATATAAGCTATATATCTTAtaagacaattaattgaaaaatatcgggagcaaaacaGAATCTataacttagaaaaagcttatgataaattctcaagagaaattacatggagaattctagaaaagaaagatgttagcgtaacatatattgaactaattaaggatatgtatgaggatgtaacagcCAAAGTAAAGACTTTAGGCAGagtaattaaaatatttctataaAGATATGGTTACATCAAAAATCAACTCTAATGCTCTGTTTACTCTAAAGCGCGGATAAGGGAAAGGAATTTATGGTAGAAAATTATacttggaggaagagaagagaaagagtgaAGAAATTCCCTCTTTGTATGCTTGTTTATCTTGATACACATCATGTTTTAgggtatatggtgtaattttgtaaGTTAAAATGGGtacatgtattatttttttttgtatatggtgtaattttatgaatgaaaagaagtacatgcgtcattttttttttctatccgtTGCTTTCTGTTCGATTTTAAGGTGATCGATTTTAGCTTCAAACTCATCCGTTGATGGATTACGTTTCTCTTCCgtctgaaaattttaataaagtaaACGACAAAACCTTAGTTTTGCTTTCCGCTCTCCCAAGTAAACTAACCATAAATCCCtattttttatactaattatggacaaactcactgcacacattcaagacatagtaccgtggtgcatgttatttgtagatgatattgttttgatagaTGTAACACGTGAAAGAGTAAATATTAAAGTAGAATCTTGGCAGGAAAAAttagaaaagaaagattttaggcttagtagaataaacacagaatatatgaaatttaaatttagcaatatgatgtaatgagacaattgttaaaataGAAGATGATAAGTAGTCCGGAAacgagagctttaaatatttaagatcatttttgtaaaacgattgagggattgagaaagatgtcttacataaaatacaaataggatgattgaaatggaggaAAACATCAGTGTTTTTATGTAAAAAGTAACTCTAAaacataaaggaaagttttacaaaactgtagttagacctgttatgttatatggagctgaatattGGATTATGACAGTACATGAGCAGCAGATGAGTTATAAagatggggattttaaggtggatgtatggacatacgagaatggacagaataagaaatgagagtattagagagaaagttagaGTTGATTGAGGGAAAAACTCTGAAAGACACGTTTAAAATGGTACAGACACGTACTTTGATAACCAATAATTGCTCCAATTAGGGGATGTAAAACTAtaacaaacacgcatatcaaatgaggaaattatatagagaattctaaaaaagagaggtgttagcataacatgaattaattaagaatatgtaCGAAGATGcaacgactagagtaaagacttcaagagtaactgaagcatttccaataaagatagggttacatcaagtatcaattctaagtccctatctttttacactaattatggacgaattcATTGCATGTATTCAAGACACAGTAGCATGATACATGTTAtttgcaaataatattattttggtagatgaaacacgtgaaagagtaaatgctaaactagaatcttggtggaaacactagaagggaaagattttatgcatagtagaataaaaacagaatatataaaatttaagtttaacaatattagacgtaatgaaataattgttaagatagaagaaGATGAGTTTTTCGGAACTGAgaactttaaatatttaggactattttttgtaaaatgatagagagatgtcttacatagaatacaagtaggatggttTAAATGGAGAAGAGCatcaagtgttttatgtgaccgtaaaatatctctaaaatcgcagttagaccttttatgttatatggagctaaatgttaggttatgactcaaacacatgagcaaaagatgagagtagcagagataaggatgttaaggtgaatgtgtggacatatgagaatagacaaaataagaaatgagagcattaaagagaaagtcgaagttgcatctattgagggaaaattccgagagacacatttaagatggtacgaacatatacttagacgaccaataaatattctagttaggcaatgtgaaactataacaaacaagcatatcaaacgagaaaaaaaaacttgattaacaataataaaacaagataaaatttatttaagtgagATAGAGCTCAATAGTGTAAAAAGATCTATATAGTCAACCCCACTTAGTGGGAtcagacttggttgttgttgttgaaatGTTGATTAGTTAAGGGTATGCTTTTATATTGGAACTGAATGTGATGAATGGCTAATATGTTGTAAGTGGTGTGAATAATGATTATTACAACGATGTTATCTTACGCTATTACTAATGGCTTAACAAGGTCTAATTTAATTATTTAGCAAAGTGAAAATGAAACAATTAACACATATCAGTGCTAACACCATCACGGGGGTTTATTTCACAACAACCTATAATCCTTCAACAGATCACTCCCAAAGCCTGACTAGCTTTTACCTTTTTCGAACTTCATCTAAAGATGAAGACACCTCTTATACGCTTTCACAAAGTATTACAATGAGCTTAGAATGAGAGGAGGAGTGTTACAATTAGAACTAAAGGTTACAAATGTGGGAAGCCTAATTTTATGATCACAAATATCACtaaaaattagacaaaatattctaTAAATCATGGGATCatgattttataaattataaccCTTGGGCTATAGTGCAATGATAATGATAAAAGATGGGACGGGCTCCCTAGGCAATAAGATTCAAATCTCACCCAAGGAATACTACACCtggaaagtttgaaaaacttATGACATTGGATCATCTGTCATAACCCATCcgcgcttcctgatttaccatGGTAACCAGTGAAAAATTTATCCAGAATTAGTCAGATCATTAGAGCTAAATacaagattataaaaaaaaaatgattccaTAAATTATAGGATATAATAATATagagtttttattaaaaaatcaaCTATTTTATAAAAACTAAGTGGTGCTATCAATCTACAAAAAGAGATTAGGATCTTATGAATTGGATAAGTTTTGAGTTAATACAATTTCCAATGCCCATCAACAAGAATATAACGATAAGCATTTGCTCCAAAACACTCATACTGCTCTACTTTTATAAGCCTTCATCATCTTTAGTTAAACTCAATCGCATTGACCGTTATTGCGTAATTTTTCATATCAATGGTTGACTAGATCTTGCCATGATCAATGGACTCCAAAGTTGATTCAACCACAAGCAAAAATATTTTGTTCACCAATTAATCAGCTTGAGTTGACTACCTATCAACTCAATCACCATTAGTCAACTAGACTATCCCAACAGTCGACTAACTCTAATCTATGTCTCAAATAAAAACATTATATTTGTGGCTGATGTACTTAGATCAACTACTTAGTCGACTCAACCACTAATTGATTAAAGACTTTTCAATCGACTGGATTGACCACTATGACCATTCTAATGGTTGAGTCTTCGCATAAGTTAAGAACTACTCTCTCTTAGGTACAATCTCTTAACTCCCCACTCACTTAGAGTTTACTTTGCAACTCCTTCACATGAGACCATCTCATGTTAGGCTTCTTTTCCCTTGAGGCACTCAAGCCCTTAGTTCGCTCCACGTGTTATACTTCATGCACCGCCTATGTAGTTTGCCTCCTTCAGCATAGTTATACCTCGATGTTCCTCATCCTGTGATCCCTCGGATGTCCCATTCTATCCTCCAATTTCTTTAAACCTCAAGCCATCATGTCACCATCGACTTTGGGCACACCATGTCTTCTCCAAGGTATATTCACCAAATCCTGCACGACTCAATTACATatcaaattctaacttaaattctTTACCAAAACATTAAAGAATGATCGATCCTGATTAATTACGACCCAATTGAACTAACAATTTATTCATTTACAAGACTTCACTTCAAGACTTTCATGCCTCCCCTCTCTCTTTTATAGTAATTAATTTCCTCTCTGTGACTAGCAAACAAAATGGATTGATAATAGATTATTCATGTCCTCAATAGTATTAAACACTACAAATCTGGACAACTTATTTGCGTATAGATCACTGAAACACTCTACACGGGCAAACATTGTTGCATTTACCCATGTGGACACCATATCAATATTGATAAGCAATTAGAATAATATGCTTCAGTTGTGTCCATCAATACTTAAAACCATGGTAAAAACTATAAAGACCTCATAAGGGTGAAATACTATTAAATTAGGGCCTTAggcttaaatatttttcaacacTTGTTCAAACCAATCAAATAAATAGATTAAATGCCTCAGGTGTGAAGAAGTATATAGAATGGACAAaccaagaaaaaggtttttccaTAAAACTAACTAACAAAATATTGTTTAAAAAAGAAAGCCTCAAAATAAAACCTTATTTTGTTGTCTTCACTGTGGAACCCAGCCATGAATCATAATGAACCTGCAAAATAATGTCACAAGAAGCATCATATGCACATTGATGCTTCCAAAAAGAGCCAAGCCTCACAAACCAGACTTGTGATAGGTTTGGCAACAAAATGTATCACTTGGCCAATTCGGAACAAGAAAATACAATTGCACGAAAATAACCTTCAAGGAATAAAAACCAGTGGAAAGATTGCGTGAAATTTGATTTCCACGGAACCCGATTGTTAGTGGTAAAGCATCAAATGCAGACAAATAACCTTGAACATTCATCTCCTCGTTGATCCTCTTTCCTTGTAGTCTTAAAAATTTGCTAacttaaaagtaaaaaataatagagAGATCGAGACATACCAGGCCAACTCCCATTCTAGACATCCTAATTCTTCCCTAGCCTCCTCACAATCCGATCATATGCATCGTGTCGTCCAGCCTTGCACAAGGCAGTTCTCAATTTATCCAAAGTGGATGTTTGAATTTTGATCCCCATATCCAAGATATCTCCAGCAAACCTTCTCACCTCAGTCAACCGCCCCAGTTCACAAAGCCCAATGAGCAACTCATTGGCACACTCTTCATCTGGTGAGAGCTCCTCGACCATGAAATTCCACATATCCACAGCAGCAGATGGGTCATACTGGGCGAAGTACATCCTAACCGCGGCAGTACAATTTTGGGGAGATGGCCGACGCTCATTCTTCCGCATCTCTGCAAAGAATTTCTCGGCCTCATGGTTCATCTTGTTCCTAATCAAAGAATCAAATATAATGTTATAAGTTAAGTCATCGGGGAAGACACCGTAGTATGGCATTTCATCAAGCAATCGGTATGCAGAATTAAGGTCGCGTTGGGTGCAGAGGAGGCCGATCATTGAGTTGCACTTGGCCAGGTTGGGAATGAGACCACTCTCAGTAACCATGATATTCCACAGAGAAAGGGCATGCAAATGGCTTTGCTGCTGGATGAGGATGTCAAGGGCGTTACTAAAAAACTTCATCCCAGGGAGACAATTATTAGTCTTCATCACCTTGAGGAATTTCACAGCCTCATCGGACTGTGAACCACGAACAAGGGTGGTGAGGAAGGCATCATAGGCGGACATGTTGTCGGCGTTCCAGCCGACGCGAATCACCATCTCACCAAACGTGTTTTTCGCGCGAGCGGCATTGCCCTCCTTCTCCCAGCCTTCCAATAGGATGGCGAAGGTATCACCGTTCGGGGGAATAGTTAACTTCACGCGATCAAAAAAATCAGCCGCCTCGCTGGTGTGGCCGTCCTCGCAGCATATGGCACTGAGGAGGGAGTTCGCCGCCGCAACGTCCTTGGCGACGCCGTACCGGTCCATAACGTCGAATGTCATGATAGCCTCCTTGATCCGGCCGGCGGTGCAGTAGGAGCCGAAGG from Zingiber officinale cultivar Zhangliang chromosome 4B, Zo_v1.1, whole genome shotgun sequence includes:
- the LOC121975124 gene encoding pentatricopeptide repeat-containing protein At1g77360, mitochondrial-like isoform X2, producing the protein MTTPTVHEISSLQPTSVMASSLLAPDPRVRAFCDILSRVPPAEVETVLSRCGITPLSEHVESVLRLCYATPATAVRFFRWAGLTLKHSPYAWNLMVDILGKNGLFEPMWDAIRSMKQEAVLSAATFASAFGSYCTAGRIKEAIMTFDVMDRYGVAKDVAAANSLLSAICCEDGHTSEAADFFDRVKLTIPPNGDTFAILLEGWEKEGNAARAKNTFGEMVIRVGWNADNMSAYDAFLTTLVRGSQSDEAVKFLKQQSHLHALSLWNIMVTESGLIPNLAKCNSMIGLLCTQRDLNSAYRLLDEMPYYGVFPDDLTYNIIFDSLIRNKMNHEAEKFFAEMRKNERRPSPQNCTAAVRMYFAQYDPSAAVDMWNFMVEELSPDEECANELLIGLCELGRLTEVRRFAGDILDMGIKIQTSTLDKLRTALCKAGRHDAYDRIVRRLGKN
- the LOC121975124 gene encoding pentatricopeptide repeat-containing protein At1g77360, mitochondrial-like isoform X3 — protein: MTTPTVHEISSLQPTSVMASSLLAPDPRVRAFCDILSRVPPAEVETVLSRCGITPLSEHVESVLRLCYATPATAVRFFRWAGLTLKHSPYAWNLMVDILGKNGLFEPMWDAIRSMKQEAVLSAATFASAFGSYCTAGRIKEAIMTFDVMDRYGVAKDVAAANSLLSAICCEDGHTSEAADFFDRVKLTIPPNGDTFAILLEGWEKEGNAARAKNTFGEMVIRVGWNADNMSAYDAFLTTLVRGSQSDEAVKFLKQSHLHALSLWNIMVTESGLIPNLAKCNSMIGLLCTQRDLNSAYRLLDEMPYYGVFPDDLTYNIIFDSLIRNKMNHEAEKFFAEMRKNERRPSPQNCTAAVRMYFAQYDPSAAVDMWNFMVEELSPDEECANELLIGLCELGRLTEVRRFAGDILDMGIKIQTSTLDKLRTALCKAGRHDAYDRIVRRLGKN
- the LOC121975124 gene encoding pentatricopeptide repeat-containing protein At1g77360, mitochondrial-like isoform X1; translation: MTTPTVHEISSLQPTSVMASSLLAPDPRVRAFCDILSRVPPAEVETVLSRCGITPLSEHVESVLRLCYATPATAVRFFRWAGLTLKHSPYAWNLMVDILGKNGLFEPMWDAIRSMKQEAVLSAATFASAFGSYCTAGRIKEAIMTFDVMDRYGVAKDVAAANSLLSAICCEDGHTSEAADFFDRVKLTIPPNGDTFAILLEGWEKEGNAARAKNTFGEMVIRVGWNADNMSAYDAFLTTLVRGSQSDEAVKFLKVMKTNNCLPGMKFFSNALDILIQQQSHLHALSLWNIMVTESGLIPNLAKCNSMIGLLCTQRDLNSAYRLLDEMPYYGVFPDDLTYNIIFDSLIRNKMNHEAEKFFAEMRKNERRPSPQNCTAAVRMYFAQYDPSAAVDMWNFMVEELSPDEECANELLIGLCELGRLTEVRRFAGDILDMGIKIQTSTLDKLRTALCKAGRHDAYDRIVRRLGKN